Proteins encoded within one genomic window of Brachybacterium sp. P6-10-X1:
- a CDS encoding DUF3488 and transglutaminase-like domain-containing protein, which produces MSPLMGRPALEGTALIGRSLVLLLAILLASAPLSILLAGSSWFVLTLTATTPVVVGGLVLRHLVDRQMLVPLLQLLVVAVLVLVVETAQGLLSVGDGPIAMITQQSVIFPGAISELASGMAPLTLGSRGTVLVVALLALGALVLDLVFVDLGWHTPTGLALMGTILIPALQQPSGGPWWTVAGPLAAGLMILATRTVHADPVYIAGDRRPQAGPLPRPLRTAGGAVASLLLVAVLAMPLGLALPQFAPTQVALDMDVVNRWQNRDMPQLGPVMIDDDVSVRRSLLQQDDIEVLRYTTTATKPSYLRLRTLNTFDGETYRNDTAGEDLPVGEASFSDARADGQAVDPSSGGLVRTEFSVENLGGDRLPAPDNIRAIDTSEPRISRALTLQPSNGAIAVGRTNVPLTGLDYTILSESNPATADELRSVDPAVFEQPFEAGYTSREEVPQIAEELAVQVAEDAGAENAFDTAVAYQQYFRTTFAYSLTVNSPPGEDPLESFLSDRIGYCEQFASTFALMMTAQGYPTRVAIGFTPGDQQGEEWSVSSNNAHAWPEVWFGPEHGWVRFEPTPAAAANGVSAPGITEEDGGAEEEPSTAAPSEEPTEEETSPESTSEDPTTGEDPTGADTTEAGTSDGGGLAPDPRTVERVESGLYSGLAAGVLIAAAGAAAVVLIRRRRVHLREQRWNALVYGGTDGREDPDVTERDRRRAGELAWSELTGELTVRARVIRLLGWTGAWGTPPQQIALDETLPPARALEDLLDQIAEGELEVTPGHREAAARVSSAYTAARYAAPLPGVGEFGAGAPSAAGGASRAGGPSEVARPSRQVRDEGAGATRTSRSTEPRAGGPAGPGARSSDDGAPVGQRTSTGTIVMPPLRADSDQLIALIRTSR; this is translated from the coding sequence ATGAGCCCCCTGATGGGTCGGCCCGCCCTGGAGGGCACTGCGCTCATCGGACGCTCCCTGGTGCTGCTGCTGGCGATCCTGCTGGCCTCCGCACCGCTGTCGATCCTGCTGGCCGGCTCCTCCTGGTTCGTCCTCACCCTCACCGCCACGACCCCGGTGGTCGTCGGCGGACTGGTGCTGCGCCATCTCGTCGACCGTCAGATGCTGGTGCCGCTGCTGCAGCTGCTGGTGGTGGCGGTCCTGGTGCTCGTGGTCGAGACCGCCCAGGGCCTGCTCAGCGTCGGTGACGGACCGATCGCGATGATCACCCAGCAGTCGGTGATCTTCCCCGGCGCGATCAGCGAGCTGGCCTCCGGGATGGCGCCGCTGACCCTCGGCTCCCGCGGGACCGTGCTCGTCGTCGCGCTGCTCGCGCTCGGCGCCCTGGTGCTCGACCTGGTGTTCGTCGACCTCGGCTGGCACACCCCGACCGGCCTCGCCCTGATGGGGACGATCCTGATCCCCGCCCTGCAACAGCCCTCCGGCGGCCCCTGGTGGACGGTGGCCGGACCGCTGGCGGCGGGGCTGATGATCCTGGCCACCCGCACCGTGCACGCCGATCCCGTCTACATCGCGGGAGACCGTCGACCGCAGGCGGGCCCTCTGCCCCGGCCGCTGCGCACCGCGGGCGGGGCCGTCGCCTCCCTGCTGCTGGTGGCGGTGCTCGCGATGCCGCTGGGGCTGGCGCTGCCGCAGTTCGCCCCCACCCAGGTCGCCCTGGACATGGACGTGGTCAACCGCTGGCAGAACCGTGACATGCCGCAGCTGGGTCCGGTCATGATCGACGACGACGTCTCCGTGCGCCGCTCCCTGCTGCAGCAGGACGACATCGAGGTGCTCCGCTACACGACCACCGCCACGAAGCCTTCCTACCTGCGCCTGCGCACCCTGAACACCTTCGACGGCGAGACCTATCGCAACGACACCGCCGGTGAGGACCTGCCGGTGGGAGAGGCCTCCTTCTCCGACGCCCGCGCCGACGGCCAGGCGGTCGACCCCTCCTCGGGGGGCCTCGTCCGCACCGAGTTCTCCGTCGAGAACCTCGGCGGGGACCGCCTGCCCGCGCCCGACAACATCCGCGCCATCGACACCTCCGAACCGCGCATCAGCCGCGCGCTGACCCTGCAGCCCTCCAACGGCGCGATCGCCGTCGGCCGCACGAACGTGCCGCTGACCGGCCTGGACTACACGATCCTGTCTGAGAGCAACCCCGCCACCGCCGACGAGCTGCGCAGCGTGGACCCCGCCGTGTTCGAGCAGCCGTTCGAGGCCGGCTACACCTCCCGGGAAGAGGTGCCGCAGATCGCCGAGGAGCTCGCCGTCCAGGTCGCCGAGGACGCCGGCGCAGAGAACGCCTTCGACACCGCCGTCGCCTACCAGCAGTACTTCCGCACGACCTTCGCCTACTCGCTGACCGTGAACTCCCCGCCGGGGGAGGACCCGCTGGAATCCTTCCTCTCCGACCGCATCGGCTACTGCGAGCAGTTCGCCTCCACCTTCGCGCTGATGATGACCGCGCAGGGCTACCCCACCCGCGTGGCCATCGGCTTCACCCCCGGCGACCAGCAGGGGGAGGAGTGGTCGGTGAGCTCGAACAACGCCCACGCCTGGCCCGAGGTGTGGTTCGGCCCCGAGCACGGCTGGGTGCGGTTCGAGCCGACGCCCGCGGCCGCCGCCAACGGCGTCAGCGCCCCGGGCATCACCGAGGAGGACGGCGGCGCCGAGGAGGAGCCGAGCACCGCCGCGCCCAGCGAGGAGCCGACCGAGGAGGAAACCTCCCCGGAGTCCACCAGCGAGGACCCCACCACGGGGGAGGACCCCACCGGCGCCGACACCACCGAGGCCGGCACGTCCGACGGCGGGGGACTGGCCCCCGATCCCCGGACGGTCGAGCGCGTCGAGAGCGGGCTGTACAGCGGTCTGGCCGCCGGGGTGCTGATCGCGGCGGCCGGCGCCGCGGCCGTGGTGCTGATCCGTCGGCGCCGCGTGCACCTGCGCGAGCAGCGCTGGAACGCGCTGGTGTACGGCGGGACCGACGGTCGCGAGGACCCGGATGTGACCGAGCGGGACCGTCGACGCGCGGGCGAGCTGGCCTGGTCGGAGCTGACCGGCGAGCTGACCGTGCGCGCCCGGGTGATCCGCCTGCTCGGGTGGACCGGGGCCTGGGGCACCCCGCCGCAGCAGATCGCGCTCGACGAGACCCTGCCCCCGGCCCGTGCGCTGGAGGACCTGCTCGACCAGATCGCCGAGGGCGAGCTCGAGGTCACGCCCGGGCACCGCGAGGCCGCCGCCCGCGTCTCCTCCGCCTACACCGCCGCGCGGTACGCGGCGCCGCTGCCGGGGGTGGGGGAGTTCGGGGCTGGTGCCCCGTCGGCCGCCGGCGGCGCCTCGCGCGCCGGCGGACCGTCGGAGGTCGCTCGACCGTCGCGTCAGGTGCGGGACGAAGGGGCCGGAGCGACCCGAACGTCACGCTCGACGGAGCCGCGAGCAGGTGGGCCGGCGGGACCGGGCGCTCGGAGCAGCGACGACGGGGCGCCGGTCGGGCAGCGTACCTCGACGGGCACGATCGTCATGCCTCCGCTGCGCGCGGACTCCGACCAGCTGATCGCGCTGATCCGCACCTCCCGCTGA
- a CDS encoding DUF58 domain-containing protein — MTPPAGTVLRPTARGIVVLVLALLCWVAADLTRVLPARYLAAGLLLALLVGALGIGLAGIGLRARRQVIDDAVPVGTVARIQLELVGTPWLTILPLARGAVREHLPEPLGGQGDLPLSRRMPHVLRVRRRGGHRLGSYSLIVRDVFGLFHLRRTVDDGLRLTGLPVIAELAPASERATGITRDGVLGAAAGTGVGEIGPIARPYAAGDDIRRINWRASARTGQLMTREDEPSAGHSAVIVLDTTRRGEVDEEPGAADGEVEDRLVSHAATVLESLGLNGWDVRIVDAGGDEITRSGRRRGIPGRSPLGREADAVEQRASLLALADVDFDDDAATGIGIDHAAGQTALAIALGPDHGEPFAGLELDRFAGRAAHRTAIALRPVGADEDTRRPRRARRIGPADGDHVGHAHDEHAGHLAGHEGYAARRAAQPASQPAAQEENSDDEPVGPTRSRRGSWTLVRGTTADTLDELLSAADVEEWT, encoded by the coding sequence GTGACGCCGCCCGCCGGGACGGTCCTGCGGCCCACCGCGCGCGGCATCGTCGTGCTCGTCCTGGCCCTGCTGTGCTGGGTCGCCGCGGACCTCACCCGGGTGCTGCCCGCCCGCTACCTCGCCGCCGGACTGCTGCTGGCCCTGCTGGTCGGCGCGCTCGGGATCGGCCTGGCGGGCATCGGGCTGCGCGCCCGCCGCCAGGTGATCGACGACGCCGTGCCCGTCGGCACCGTCGCCCGGATCCAGCTCGAGCTGGTGGGCACCCCGTGGCTGACCATCCTGCCGCTGGCCCGCGGTGCCGTGCGCGAGCACCTGCCCGAGCCCCTCGGCGGCCAGGGCGACCTGCCGCTGTCGCGGCGCATGCCGCACGTGCTGCGGGTCCGCCGCCGCGGAGGGCACCGCCTCGGCTCCTACAGCCTCATCGTGCGGGACGTGTTCGGCCTGTTCCACCTGCGCCGCACGGTCGACGACGGCCTGCGCCTGACCGGACTTCCCGTGATCGCCGAGCTCGCGCCCGCCTCCGAGCGCGCCACCGGCATCACCCGGGACGGCGTGCTCGGTGCCGCGGCCGGCACCGGGGTCGGTGAGATCGGGCCCATCGCCCGCCCCTACGCCGCCGGCGACGACATCCGCCGCATCAACTGGCGCGCCAGCGCCCGCACCGGTCAGCTGATGACCCGCGAGGACGAGCCCAGCGCCGGGCACAGCGCCGTGATCGTCCTGGACACCACCCGCCGCGGCGAGGTCGACGAGGAGCCCGGCGCGGCCGACGGAGAGGTCGAGGACCGTCTGGTCTCCCATGCCGCCACCGTGCTCGAGAGCCTCGGCCTGAACGGCTGGGACGTGCGCATCGTGGACGCCGGCGGCGACGAGATCACCCGCAGCGGCCGTCGCCGCGGCATCCCCGGCCGCTCCCCGCTGGGCAGAGAGGCCGACGCCGTCGAGCAGCGCGCCTCCCTGCTCGCGCTCGCCGACGTGGACTTCGACGACGACGCCGCGACCGGCATCGGCATCGACCACGCCGCCGGGCAGACCGCGCTCGCGATCGCCCTGGGCCCCGACCACGGCGAGCCCTTCGCCGGGCTCGAGCTGGACCGCTTCGCCGGCCGTGCCGCCCACCGCACCGCCATCGCCCTGCGCCCCGTCGGCGCGGACGAGGACACGCGCCGTCCCCGGCGGGCGCGACGCATCGGCCCTGCTGATGGCGACCACGTCGGCCACGCCCACGACGAGCACGCCGGCCACCTCGCCGGGCACGAGGGGTACGCCGCGCGCCGCGCCGCCCAGCCCGCCTCGCAACCCGCCGCCCAGGAGGAGAACTCCGACGACGAGCCCGTCGGCCCGACCCGCTCGCGACGGGGCAGCTGGACCCTCGTGCGCGGCACCACCGCCGACACCCTGGACGAGCTGCTCTCCGCCGCCGACGTGGAGGAGTGGACATGA
- a CDS encoding MoxR family ATPase yields the protein MSKDEAPVAADYDERRPDQDLRPIEGAPDGTATVPGAAATRADGAEDSSEKARNSSGSARNASGSAATSSGTVAPAPPTLTEAEAKEIATEAQEVIDEIATVVEGKSEVAQISLLVLLAGGHLLIEDIPGVGKTMLAKSLAATLGADRHRIQFTPDLLPGDVTGASVFNQATSEFEFRRGAVFTQILLADEINRASPKTQSALLEAMEERQVSVDGATYELAEPFMVVATSNPVEMEGTYRLPEAQRDRFLAQTSMGYPVAPAEARMLAAQAGPVPAGDREILDAVSTRTTPERIAAHVRAVRRVYASPLILDYVVRLADATRTHPQVTLGASPRAAVHLVRAAKAHAALVGRTFVEPEDISAVIMPVWRHRMHLTPQALSRGASSGELVDQVLRSTSQT from the coding sequence ATGAGCAAGGACGAGGCACCGGTCGCCGCCGACTACGACGAACGGAGGCCTGACCAGGACCTCCGCCCCATCGAGGGTGCCCCGGACGGGACGGCGACGGTGCCGGGTGCCGCCGCGACGAGAGCAGACGGCGCCGAGGACTCCTCGGAGAAGGCGCGGAACTCCTCAGGCAGCGCCCGGAACGCGTCCGGCAGCGCCGCGACGTCGTCGGGCACCGTCGCCCCCGCACCGCCCACGCTCACCGAGGCCGAGGCAAAGGAGATCGCCACCGAGGCGCAGGAGGTCATCGACGAGATCGCCACCGTGGTCGAGGGCAAGAGCGAGGTCGCCCAGATCTCCCTGCTGGTGCTGCTGGCCGGCGGCCACCTGCTCATCGAGGACATCCCCGGCGTCGGCAAGACCATGCTGGCCAAGTCCCTGGCCGCGACCCTCGGGGCCGATCGCCACCGCATCCAGTTCACCCCGGACCTGCTGCCCGGCGACGTCACGGGCGCGAGCGTCTTCAACCAGGCCACCAGCGAGTTCGAGTTCCGGCGCGGAGCGGTGTTCACCCAGATCCTGCTGGCCGACGAGATCAACCGCGCCTCGCCGAAGACCCAGTCCGCCCTGCTCGAGGCCATGGAGGAGCGGCAGGTCAGTGTCGACGGCGCCACCTACGAGCTGGCCGAGCCGTTCATGGTCGTCGCCACCTCCAACCCTGTCGAGATGGAGGGCACCTACCGTCTGCCCGAAGCGCAGCGGGACCGCTTCCTCGCGCAGACCTCCATGGGCTATCCCGTGGCCCCGGCCGAGGCCCGGATGCTCGCCGCCCAGGCCGGCCCCGTCCCCGCCGGCGATCGCGAGATCCTCGACGCCGTCTCCACCCGCACCACGCCCGAACGGATCGCCGCCCACGTGCGCGCCGTCCGCCGGGTGTACGCCTCGCCGCTGATCCTCGACTACGTGGTCCGCCTGGCCGACGCCACCCGCACCCATCCGCAGGTCACCCTCGGCGCCTCGCCCCGCGCCGCGGTGCACCTGGTGCGAGCCGCCAAGGCGCACGCCGCCCTCGTCGGCCGCACCTTCGTCGAACCCGAGGACATCAGCGCCGTGATCATGCCGGTGTGGCGCCACCGCATGCACCTGACGCCTCAAGCCCTCTCGCGGGGGGCCAGCTCGGGGGAACTCGTCGACCAGGTGCTGCGGAGCACCTCGCAGACGTGA
- a CDS encoding MFS transporter gives MTTTLRPRRFGPLRDKHSRPYLMTAGLSMMGDNIEHVITYWVLWQTFQSPWLVGFQVISHWLPFLLLSVLFGGLAEKYDCRRIIQIAQGLFAFVSLAWGALFLTGTLEMWSACVLLVLHGCAGALWGPAEQLMLHDFAEPRELPSAVRLNATFKSLGVLAGPVVGSALMLLLGTTWGIFANVLFYLPMTLLMIRTPFTGHTRSGSTLRERVSILDTGTVLRTVGGDKVLVGMIALAGLIAVCVGSSLTVSMPNFADTLGAGEEGGLGYGLLLFANGIGGVLGGFLLEATGVIKADVRAAVVAAVMFGLTSLTVATTTHYAIAVAALVIGGVANLAATSVGQAIVQLRAPEHQRGRVVGVYGMIASGMRTGNGITLAGLGALVGVSGAVAVGGLGLVIGALVIALLLAMQGARIRRA, from the coding sequence ATGACCACCACGCTGCGCCCCCGCCGCTTCGGCCCCCTGCGCGACAAGCATTCCCGCCCGTACCTGATGACCGCGGGGCTGTCGATGATGGGCGACAACATCGAGCACGTCATCACCTACTGGGTGCTGTGGCAGACGTTCCAGTCCCCCTGGCTGGTCGGCTTCCAGGTGATCAGCCACTGGCTGCCGTTCCTGCTGCTGTCGGTGCTGTTCGGAGGTCTCGCCGAGAAGTACGACTGCCGACGCATCATCCAGATCGCCCAGGGCCTGTTCGCATTCGTGTCCCTGGCCTGGGGCGCCCTGTTCCTGACGGGCACGCTGGAGATGTGGAGCGCGTGCGTGCTGCTGGTGCTGCACGGCTGCGCCGGTGCCCTGTGGGGGCCGGCCGAGCAGCTCATGCTCCACGACTTCGCCGAACCCCGCGAACTGCCCAGCGCCGTCCGGCTGAACGCGACCTTCAAGAGCCTCGGGGTGCTGGCCGGCCCCGTCGTCGGTTCCGCGCTGATGCTGCTGCTGGGGACCACCTGGGGCATCTTCGCCAACGTGCTGTTCTACCTGCCGATGACCCTGCTCATGATCCGCACGCCGTTCACCGGGCACACCCGCAGCGGCTCCACGCTGCGCGAGCGCGTCTCGATCCTGGACACCGGCACGGTGCTGCGCACCGTCGGCGGCGACAAGGTGCTGGTGGGGATGATCGCGCTGGCCGGGCTGATCGCTGTCTGCGTCGGCTCGTCGCTGACGGTGTCGATGCCGAACTTCGCCGACACCCTCGGGGCGGGGGAGGAGGGCGGCCTGGGGTACGGACTGCTGCTGTTCGCCAACGGCATCGGCGGCGTGCTCGGCGGATTCCTGCTCGAGGCCACGGGAGTCATCAAGGCCGACGTGCGCGCCGCCGTGGTCGCCGCCGTGATGTTCGGACTGACCAGCCTGACCGTCGCCACCACCACGCACTACGCGATCGCTGTGGCGGCGCTGGTGATCGGCGGTGTCGCGAACCTCGCGGCCACCTCCGTGGGCCAGGCCATCGTCCAGCTGCGCGCCCCGGAGCACCAGCGCGGACGCGTGGTCGGGGTCTACGGCATGATCGCCAGCGGCATGCGCACCGGCAACGGCATCACCCTGGCCGGGCTCGGCGCCCTGGTCGGGGTCAGCGGTGCCGTGGCGGTGGGCGGCCTCGGCCTGGTCATCGGGGCGCTGGTGATCGCCCTGCTCCTCGCGATGCAGGGAGCACGGATCCGACGGGCCTGA
- a CDS encoding signal peptidase I encodes MGKSTRRSDSGGRRLVSRSADLALTVLAVAGAVCIVLVILSWTFNVSLMMFRTGSMSPTIPAGAVALVREIPATEMEVGDVVTVDRGADLLPVTHRVVEIHDVDTSSGTVTFEMRGDANDVADPEPYTTQQVQRVMFSVPRAARVIQGLGDPYVLGGLTIGASLLVVWAFWPRDDEEPEPDDTDDDGPAPGHEDPGRTVLRIAVLPLAAALMLVAPGPGHAESRLISGEHLRMQTEGDTEQMRNLAPGQSVVWTVGVWAEAPDPGRIRLGITGGGDLAGVDDALTVSVTACSTRWVGDRCPSQAHELLAAESLDSLAETDGTRALTTMPSDEERWLRVQVTLTAAAGEADLSGADGRVLIHAVGAGDELSTGPEGAPDRPGPGQGGPAESAGRDGSGEHSPGSGSLERPGELARTGVTAVAAVAVAAAGFLLAGAVLRRTRRGDGATTRRR; translated from the coding sequence ATGGGCAAGAGCACGCGTCGCAGCGACTCCGGCGGTCGGCGCCTCGTCAGCCGATCGGCAGATCTCGCGCTCACCGTCCTCGCGGTCGCCGGGGCGGTGTGCATCGTGCTCGTGATCCTCAGCTGGACGTTCAACGTCTCCCTGATGATGTTCCGCACCGGGTCGATGAGCCCCACCATCCCGGCGGGAGCGGTCGCACTGGTCCGGGAGATCCCCGCGACCGAGATGGAGGTCGGCGACGTGGTCACCGTGGATCGCGGAGCGGACCTGCTCCCGGTGACCCACCGCGTGGTGGAGATCCACGACGTCGACACCTCCTCCGGGACGGTGACGTTCGAGATGCGCGGTGACGCCAACGACGTCGCTGATCCCGAGCCCTACACGACACAGCAGGTGCAGCGGGTGATGTTCTCGGTGCCCCGCGCGGCCCGGGTCATCCAAGGGCTCGGCGACCCCTACGTGCTGGGAGGCCTCACGATCGGCGCGAGCCTGCTGGTCGTCTGGGCCTTCTGGCCCCGCGACGACGAGGAGCCCGAGCCGGACGACACGGACGACGACGGCCCTGCCCCAGGGCACGAGGACCCGGGTCGGACCGTGCTGCGCATCGCCGTCCTCCCGCTCGCGGCTGCCCTGATGCTCGTCGCGCCCGGCCCCGGTCATGCGGAGTCGAGGCTCATCAGCGGCGAGCACCTGCGGATGCAGACCGAGGGCGACACCGAGCAGATGCGGAACCTCGCCCCCGGGCAGAGCGTCGTCTGGACCGTCGGCGTCTGGGCGGAGGCCCCCGATCCCGGGCGGATCCGGCTCGGGATCACCGGCGGCGGCGATCTCGCAGGCGTCGACGATGCCCTGACGGTCTCGGTCACCGCGTGCTCCACGCGGTGGGTCGGTGATCGGTGCCCGTCGCAGGCTCACGAGCTCCTGGCGGCGGAGAGCCTCGACAGTCTCGCCGAGACCGACGGGACCCGGGCGCTCACGACGATGCCGAGCGACGAGGAGCGGTGGCTCAGGGTGCAGGTCACCCTCACCGCGGCGGCGGGCGAGGCGGACCTCTCCGGAGCGGACGGCCGCGTGCTGATCCACGCGGTCGGGGCCGGGGACGAGCTCTCCACCGGGCCCGAGGGCGCCCCGGACCGTCCGGGGCCCGGCCAAGGGGGTCCTGCGGAGAGTGCGGGTCGCGACGGCTCGGGCGAGCATTCCCCGGGCAGCGGGTCCCTCGAGCGTCCCGGGGAGCTCGCTCGCACCGGTGTCACGGCCGTCGCAGCGGTCGCGGTCGCCGCCGCCGGGTTCCTGCTGGCCGGTGCCGTGCTGCGGCGCACACGGCGCGGGGACGGTGCGACGACGCGGCGGCGGTGA
- a CDS encoding SipW-dependent-type signal peptide-containing protein: MSPQEQVPIAHGSTGRRRSRRLRALLAGGLVLGVGASATIAAWTDTEQTSGVFEAGEFAIEVSVDGAWNDTRQMTFDASGMLPGTVVHAPVQIRTTANTSVGGVLTLTGEGATGDADLVGALEHRVVTVDPVAGGRPGCEAADFVDPSAFVVGSPETWEPLAGATEPIATQPIGAAGGMVAYCFEVRLADDAPNSAQGSSAEQTWTWDAASVTPG; the protein is encoded by the coding sequence GTGAGCCCGCAGGAACAGGTGCCGATCGCGCACGGGTCGACGGGGCGCCGACGCTCCCGACGACTCAGGGCGCTGCTGGCCGGCGGCCTGGTCCTCGGGGTCGGAGCCTCGGCGACCATCGCCGCATGGACCGACACCGAGCAGACCAGCGGCGTGTTCGAAGCCGGCGAGTTCGCGATCGAGGTGAGCGTGGACGGCGCATGGAACGACACCCGGCAGATGACCTTCGACGCCTCCGGGATGCTTCCCGGCACCGTCGTCCACGCCCCGGTGCAGATCCGCACCACGGCGAACACCTCGGTCGGCGGAGTCCTGACGCTGACCGGGGAGGGCGCGACCGGTGACGCGGACCTGGTGGGCGCGCTGGAGCATCGCGTCGTGACGGTGGATCCCGTCGCCGGAGGGCGACCCGGCTGCGAGGCGGCGGACTTCGTGGACCCGTCGGCCTTCGTCGTCGGCTCCCCGGAGACCTGGGAGCCGCTGGCCGGCGCCACGGAGCCGATCGCCACCCAGCCGATCGGCGCCGCGGGAGGCATGGTCGCGTACTGCTTCGAGGTCCGACTGGCCGATGACGCCCCGAACTCCGCGCAGGGCTCCTCCGCCGAACAGACCTGGACGTGGGACGCCGCGTCCGTCACGCCCGGGTGA
- a CDS encoding SipW-dependent-type signal peptide-containing protein, producing the protein MTADTRTSNRGRKIKAVLAGGVVLGVGAAVTLAAWTDQEWAEGIFGAGDFNIEGSTDGATWTDHASEGGAAELGFDLDAASNLSPGDTVAAPFILRTDAATTYAATVSLDSVTAEGPNAANLTYGIVQVDSAASCTEDATGTEIVPSGTALSAAPTAATFDLAEAPSGTAGAPTTLCFVVSAGNDLVEGGAATAHWGFVAESVEAA; encoded by the coding sequence ATGACTGCAGATACGAGAACCAGCAATCGCGGGCGCAAGATCAAAGCCGTGCTCGCCGGCGGGGTCGTCCTCGGCGTCGGTGCGGCCGTCACCCTCGCCGCGTGGACGGACCAGGAATGGGCCGAAGGAATCTTCGGAGCCGGTGACTTCAATATCGAGGGCAGCACGGACGGCGCGACCTGGACCGACCACGCCTCCGAGGGCGGCGCCGCAGAGCTCGGCTTCGACCTGGACGCCGCCTCGAACCTCTCCCCGGGGGACACGGTCGCCGCCCCGTTCATCCTCCGCACGGACGCGGCCACCACCTACGCCGCCACCGTGTCCCTGGACAGCGTCACCGCAGAAGGGCCCAACGCCGCGAACCTGACCTACGGCATCGTCCAGGTGGACTCGGCCGCGTCCTGCACCGAGGACGCCACCGGCACGGAGATCGTCCCTTCCGGCACCGCCCTGAGCGCCGCCCCGACAGCGGCCACCTTCGACCTGGCCGAGGCCCCGTCGGGCACGGCCGGCGCCCCCACCACGCTGTGCTTCGTCGTCAGCGCGGGGAACGATCTCGTCGAGGGCGGTGCTGCCACCGCCCACTGGGGCTTCGTCGCAGAATCGGTCGAGGCCGCGTAA
- a CDS encoding SipW-dependent-type signal peptide-containing protein: protein MTDTSARPRSRGRSWWIRLRVALAAALVLGAGATTSLAAWTDQDETTASFAAGAIPAPTLTQQCTFNPGVLGIGAEVQIFWALPAGYTLDDVTVEASTSGLGSALAPLTGFTVEGNTEQRGDGTYRTDVPTNLLGGLLGLGTELELAIVLAPDGAGGWESEPASVASNAGLIGGLGGNCRNLT from the coding sequence ATGACCGACACCTCTGCTCGGCCGCGATCCCGAGGGCGCTCCTGGTGGATCCGCCTCCGAGTGGCCCTCGCCGCCGCACTGGTGCTGGGAGCCGGCGCCACCACGAGCCTCGCCGCCTGGACCGACCAGGACGAGACCACGGCGAGCTTCGCAGCCGGGGCCATCCCGGCACCGACGCTGACCCAGCAGTGCACCTTCAATCCGGGCGTGCTCGGAATCGGTGCCGAGGTGCAGATCTTCTGGGCGCTGCCCGCCGGGTACACGCTCGATGACGTCACCGTCGAGGCCTCGACCAGCGGGCTCGGCTCGGCGCTGGCGCCCCTGACAGGGTTCACCGTGGAGGGGAACACCGAGCAGCGCGGCGATGGCACCTACCGCACCGACGTGCCGACCAACCTGCTGGGCGGGCTGCTCGGCCTCGGCACCGAGCTCGAGCTCGCGATCGTCCTCGCCCCCGACGGCGCCGGCGGCTGGGAATCAGAACCCGCCTCGGTGGCGAGCAATGCCGGCCTGATCGGTGGGCTCGGGGGAAATTGCCGCAACCTGACGTGA
- a CDS encoding YdeI/OmpD-associated family protein, giving the protein MATTKTPTTITGRATARAVGDRLILPLPDEASAQLPSRGQVAVVGSLEDHEIETVLEPDGRKGHWISLDAQRVGALGATEGASVSFTLTTAATWPEPEVPDDLGSALGEAGDVEHQWDSITPMARWEWVRWVGATKNASTRAKRVDVSIDKLRKGSRRPCCFDLASCTDPELAKSGKLIGLE; this is encoded by the coding sequence ATGGCGACGACGAAGACCCCGACGACGATCACGGGCAGGGCGACGGCTCGCGCGGTCGGCGATCGCCTGATCCTGCCGCTGCCCGACGAGGCCAGCGCGCAGCTGCCCTCCCGGGGTCAGGTGGCCGTGGTCGGGTCGCTGGAGGATCACGAGATCGAGACGGTGCTGGAGCCCGACGGCCGCAAGGGCCATTGGATCTCCCTGGACGCTCAGCGCGTCGGGGCCCTCGGGGCGACCGAGGGGGCGAGCGTCTCCTTCACCCTGACCACCGCGGCCACGTGGCCCGAGCCCGAGGTCCCCGATGACCTGGGATCCGCGCTCGGCGAGGCGGGCGACGTCGAGCACCAGTGGGACTCCATCACCCCGATGGCCCGCTGGGAATGGGTGCGCTGGGTCGGCGCCACGAAGAACGCGAGCACCCGCGCCAAGCGCGTGGACGTCTCGATCGACAAGCTCCGCAAGGGCAGTCGCCGGCCGTGCTGCTTCGACCTGGCCTCCTGCACCGACCCGGAGCTGGCCAAGAGCGGAAAGCTGATCGGGCTGGAGTGA